One genomic segment of Catalinimonas alkaloidigena includes these proteins:
- a CDS encoding four helix bundle protein, giving the protein MLTNIAEGCGRYSDNELQRFIIITMGSASELEYQLLLAKDLGYLPLAAYEILCEELVVAKKMLNIFIKKIKKRSPKKY; this is encoded by the coding sequence GTGCTAACTAATATCGCTGAAGGGTGTGGAAGATATTCAGATAATGAATTACAAAGGTTTATAATAATTACAATGGGATCGGCTAGTGAGTTAGAGTATCAGTTGTTATTAGCCAAAGATTTAGGTTATTTACCATTAGCAGCATACGAAATCTTGTGTGAAGAGCTTGTGGTTGCAAAAAAAATGCTAAATATTTTTATCAAAAAAATCAAGAAACGATCACCAAAAAAATACTAA
- a CDS encoding ABC transporter permease, whose product MFRNLIKVAIRNITKEKIYSLINILGLTIGISCSLFLVLYILDELSYDTFHEKKGRIYRVVTHFQEPDNAFSWPNAQIPLAQELEEKYSEVSRAVRFIRTGRELFVNPEKDRRFYEESFYYTDSSVFDVFTFDFISGNASTALVQPNALVLTASAAEKYFDDEDPIGQSLQNRDKTYEITGVIEDLPYNSHLEFDALISRTTLPNEIGSWGSWGVPTYVLLNKNADDKSFEVNFSEQIYTTHLRPIFEDFGVTMEYELQPLESIHLYSNLAGESGGGDISYIYIFASVAFFMILIASINYMNLATARAARRAKEVGIRKTSGSSRWQLIRQFLTESIVITVIALIISLVLIAILLPSFNYISGKEILFSYLLQPKVMLSLLAIILIVGAAGGSYPAFYLSGFEPAEVLKGQKSSGRSNAGLRKVLVVAQFAISITMVISTLVVYDQLQFIRSKDLGFDKEHVVSVKMPEEELRNNYEVLRNRLLDNPQVIDVASSNSKPGEGISKNIMNVETEKQGDEEKGIDVFFADYDFVNVLGFEIVDGRNFDRKFATDTAAALVNEAMVARMAWEKPLGKTFTLPNSSDSLPDPVYTVVGVVKDYHQQSFYNTIEPLAIFFRESNFQLHVKLKGDNLSAGIEALEENWAELNPGKPLQYSFLEEDFDEQYQADIKRGQIFTLFSALTVIIACLGLLGLAAYTTQQRDKEIGIRKVIGATVQHIILLIYKDFAILIGIAVIIAFPLAFFLMRDWLSDFAYQTDIKVFTFIVSVLLTALITILAVGFHTLKAATANPVKSLRDN is encoded by the coding sequence ATGTTCCGTAACCTCATCAAAGTAGCCATCCGAAACATTACCAAAGAAAAGATTTACAGCCTGATCAATATTCTAGGCCTTACGATTGGTATTAGCTGTAGCCTTTTTTTAGTGCTGTATATTTTAGATGAGTTAAGCTATGATACCTTTCATGAGAAAAAGGGGCGAATCTATCGTGTAGTAACCCATTTCCAGGAACCTGACAATGCTTTTAGCTGGCCGAATGCCCAAATACCTCTCGCTCAGGAACTAGAAGAAAAATACAGTGAGGTGAGCAGGGCGGTTAGATTTATCAGGACAGGCCGTGAGCTTTTTGTTAATCCTGAAAAAGACAGAAGGTTTTATGAGGAAAGTTTCTATTATACGGATTCGTCAGTGTTTGACGTATTTACATTTGATTTTATCAGCGGAAATGCATCTACGGCATTAGTGCAACCCAATGCATTGGTATTAACCGCCTCTGCTGCTGAAAAATACTTTGACGATGAAGACCCTATCGGTCAAAGCTTACAAAACAGAGACAAGACATATGAAATTACGGGGGTTATAGAAGATTTACCCTATAACTCCCATCTTGAATTTGATGCTTTAATTTCACGTACCACACTACCCAATGAAATAGGTTCCTGGGGGAGTTGGGGCGTACCTACCTATGTGCTGCTCAACAAAAATGCTGATGATAAGTCTTTTGAAGTAAATTTTAGTGAGCAGATTTATACAACGCATCTGAGGCCTATATTTGAAGATTTTGGGGTGACGATGGAGTACGAACTTCAACCTCTGGAAAGTATACATTTATACTCCAATCTGGCAGGGGAGTCAGGAGGAGGAGATATCTCCTACATATATATCTTCGCCTCGGTTGCCTTTTTTATGATTCTTATCGCCAGCATCAATTACATGAATCTGGCCACTGCCAGAGCTGCCCGTCGTGCCAAAGAAGTAGGTATCAGAAAAACCTCGGGCTCATCTCGCTGGCAACTCATAAGACAATTTCTTACTGAGTCCATTGTTATAACTGTCATCGCACTGATTATTAGCCTGGTACTGATTGCTATCTTATTGCCCAGCTTTAATTATATATCGGGCAAGGAAATTTTATTTTCTTATTTACTCCAACCCAAAGTCATGCTCAGCCTCTTAGCCATTATCCTTATAGTTGGGGCAGCAGGCGGAAGCTACCCAGCCTTTTATCTTTCAGGTTTTGAACCTGCTGAAGTATTAAAAGGCCAGAAAAGCAGCGGAAGAAGTAATGCCGGTCTCAGAAAAGTGCTGGTAGTTGCCCAGTTCGCTATTTCTATCACAATGGTGATCAGTACGCTGGTAGTTTATGATCAACTTCAATTTATCAGAAGTAAAGACCTGGGGTTTGATAAAGAGCATGTCGTATCTGTAAAGATGCCGGAAGAAGAACTCAGAAACAATTATGAAGTATTGAGAAACAGATTGCTGGACAATCCACAGGTGATCGATGTAGCATCATCCAATAGTAAACCCGGTGAAGGGATTTCAAAAAATATCATGAATGTTGAGACTGAGAAGCAGGGTGATGAAGAAAAGGGCATAGATGTCTTTTTTGCAGATTACGATTTTGTGAATGTCCTGGGGTTTGAAATTGTAGATGGTAGAAATTTTGACAGGAAATTCGCAACAGATACTGCTGCAGCCCTGGTGAATGAGGCAATGGTGGCTCGCATGGCATGGGAAAAGCCTCTCGGAAAAACATTTACGCTGCCAAACAGTAGCGATTCTCTTCCTGATCCGGTATATACCGTAGTGGGTGTGGTAAAAGATTATCATCAACAATCCTTTTATAACACAATTGAGCCTCTTGCAATATTTTTCAGAGAAAGTAACTTTCAACTTCATGTAAAGCTAAAAGGAGATAACCTGAGTGCGGGCATAGAAGCTTTAGAAGAAAACTGGGCTGAGTTAAATCCTGGCAAACCTCTTCAGTATTCTTTTCTTGAGGAAGATTTTGATGAGCAATACCAGGCTGATATCAAAAGAGGGCAGATCTTTACTTTATTTTCAGCATTGACCGTCATTATTGCCTGTTTAGGTTTGTTAGGGCTTGCTGCTTACACTACACAACAAAGAGATAAGGAAATTGGAATTCGGAAGGTGATTGGAGCCACCGTACAACATATTATCCTGCTCATATACAAAGATTTCGCGATATTAATAGGGATTGCGGTAATCATTGCTTTTCCACTCGCATTCTTTTTGATGCGAGATTGGCTAAGTGACTTTGCTTATCAGACGGATATCAAAGTATTTACATTCATCGTCTCAGTTTTACTTACTGCTTTAATAACCATCCTGGCAGTAGGTTTTCATACATTGAAAGCAGCTACTGCAAATCCGGTTAAGTCATTGAGAGATAACTAA
- a CDS encoding efflux RND transporter periplasmic adaptor subunit, with product MGMDRKIKKKKWTTSRIVGLVLGVGLLSFILYSFLFADNRSKLNVEKEKITVSDVSRKIFQEYIPETGIVMPSQTIYLDAVEGGVVDEIILESGALVEEGDTIMTLNNSNLQLSVMERESQLYEQLNLLRQTRLQLDQNDLNQKAQLAQIDYQLQLLKPQYSRFKELADKKLISQRELEEVEEEFEYNKRRQELTYASYKSDSISRSMQLKQISMSEERMLKSLDAVSNLLNNLIITAPTKGLFTSPDWEPGQSINAGERLGQVALLDSFKVRVAIDELYLPRIEVGQQASGTLSDGQEYRLEIYKKYPTVSEGNFEVDMRFIGEVPAGIRRGQSLRIRLELGSSEEAILLATGGFFRDTGGNWVFVMNNDESRAYKRDIRLGRKNSEYYEVLEGLEAGEKVITSSYENFGDNEVLVF from the coding sequence ATGGGAATGGATCGTAAAATAAAAAAGAAGAAATGGACGACGAGCAGAATCGTAGGCCTGGTACTGGGAGTAGGTCTGCTTTCATTCATTTTATATAGTTTTCTCTTCGCGGATAATCGGTCAAAATTAAACGTGGAAAAAGAGAAAATTACGGTATCTGATGTTTCAAGGAAGATATTTCAAGAGTACATTCCTGAGACAGGAATTGTAATGCCCAGCCAAACGATTTATCTTGATGCGGTTGAAGGTGGCGTAGTTGATGAAATTATCTTAGAGTCAGGAGCCCTGGTTGAAGAAGGAGATACCATCATGACATTGAACAATTCTAACTTACAGCTTAGTGTGATGGAAAGAGAGAGCCAGTTATACGAACAGCTAAACCTTCTACGTCAAACTCGCTTACAACTGGATCAGAATGACTTAAATCAAAAAGCTCAACTTGCTCAAATTGATTATCAACTTCAGCTATTGAAGCCTCAATACAGCCGTTTTAAAGAGCTTGCAGATAAAAAACTGATATCTCAACGGGAGCTGGAAGAAGTTGAAGAGGAATTTGAATACAACAAACGTCGTCAGGAACTGACTTACGCATCCTATAAATCTGACTCTATATCCCGATCAATGCAGCTTAAGCAAATCAGTATGTCTGAAGAAAGAATGCTCAAAAGTCTAGATGCTGTAAGTAATCTTTTGAATAACCTGATCATTACCGCCCCAACCAAGGGGTTATTTACTTCTCCGGATTGGGAACCTGGGCAGTCCATCAATGCGGGTGAACGTTTGGGTCAGGTAGCCTTATTAGATAGCTTTAAGGTAAGGGTAGCCATTGACGAACTGTATTTACCCCGGATTGAGGTTGGGCAGCAAGCTTCCGGTACCTTATCTGATGGACAGGAATATCGCCTGGAGATCTACAAAAAATATCCAACGGTTTCGGAAGGTAATTTTGAAGTAGATATGCGCTTTATCGGTGAAGTTCCTGCTGGAATTCGTCGCGGACAATCGCTCAGAATACGTCTGGAACTGGGAAGTTCTGAAGAAGCGATACTGCTTGCTACCGGTGGATTTTTCAGGGATACAGGTGGGAATTGGGTATTTGTAATGAACAATGATGAAAGCCGGGCTTACAAAAGAGATATTCGCTTAGGTAGAAAAAATTCTGAATACTACGAAGTGCTGGAAGGACTCGAAGCAGGTGAGAAAGTAATAACATCTTCATATGAGAACTTCGGAGACAATGAGGTTCTGGTTTTTTAG
- a CDS encoding chorismate-binding protein, translating into MEEALDIKQTLLFDTQAVHAHFLKVGKQRKLPIAAWKLPDDNVQHIIMDVSGEVKLVDVELENMPPGFIVSAFEEDYTQVSKANYIHADLHYNSHHNEIVSNATEQHWISTVEDIKAQILHDLEDGYQLSAKPGDPEQAHTGRQEMNKDQFIKLVESAKRQIQEQRFKKVVPSRCQYVQLPEGFSIAATFQRMCKMYPHAFVSAIAMPGLGVWLGASPEILVKTFINEGKRIFSTMALAGTQKLDAENNIKNAAWRSKEIEEQAMVSRYIINCFKKIRLREFDEDGPHTVEAGNLLHLRTDFTVNMDEVNFYELGSVMLKLLHPTSAVCGLPKEPALEFIAEHEHYDRELFAGFLGPVNINDEVNVFVNLRCMQLLGKKALIYAGAGVTADSEAEKEWMETSIKMETLQKVLY; encoded by the coding sequence ATGGAAGAAGCATTAGATATTAAACAGACTTTATTGTTTGATACACAAGCAGTTCATGCGCATTTTTTGAAAGTTGGAAAACAAAGAAAATTACCAATTGCCGCTTGGAAGTTACCAGATGACAATGTGCAGCATATCATCATGGATGTTTCAGGTGAGGTCAAGCTGGTAGATGTTGAGTTGGAAAATATGCCTCCCGGCTTCATTGTGAGCGCTTTTGAAGAAGATTATACCCAGGTTAGCAAAGCCAATTATATCCACGCTGACCTGCATTACAATAGTCATCATAATGAGATTGTATCAAACGCTACTGAACAACATTGGATAAGTACAGTAGAAGATATCAAAGCTCAGATATTACATGATTTAGAAGACGGCTATCAACTTTCTGCGAAACCTGGTGACCCGGAACAGGCTCATACTGGCAGGCAGGAAATGAATAAAGATCAGTTCATAAAACTTGTGGAATCCGCCAAGCGGCAGATTCAGGAACAGCGTTTTAAAAAAGTGGTACCTTCCCGTTGTCAGTATGTACAATTGCCTGAAGGCTTTAGTATAGCTGCAACGTTCCAGCGCATGTGTAAAATGTACCCCCATGCCTTTGTATCTGCGATTGCTATGCCCGGCCTGGGAGTGTGGTTAGGCGCATCTCCTGAAATACTCGTCAAGACTTTTATCAACGAAGGCAAAAGAATTTTTAGCACCATGGCATTGGCAGGGACCCAAAAGCTGGATGCAGAAAATAACATAAAAAATGCTGCCTGGAGAAGTAAAGAAATAGAAGAACAGGCGATGGTGAGCCGGTATATCATCAATTGTTTCAAAAAAATCCGCCTTCGTGAATTTGATGAGGATGGTCCTCATACAGTGGAAGCGGGTAACCTGCTCCACTTACGAACAGATTTTACGGTGAATATGGATGAAGTGAATTTTTATGAGTTAGGTTCTGTGATGCTAAAGTTGCTTCATCCGACCTCCGCAGTCTGTGGACTTCCCAAAGAACCAGCCTTAGAATTTATCGCCGAACATGAGCACTATGACCGAGAATTGTTTGCGGGCTTTCTGGGACCTGTAAATATCAATGATGAGGTCAATGTATTCGTTAACCTGAGGTGCATGCAATTGCTAGGAAAAAAAGCATTAATCTATGCCGGTGCAGGCGTCACTGCTGACTCTGAGGCTGAAAAAGAATGGATGGAAACCTCCATCAAAATGGAAACATTGCAAAAAGTTTTATACTAA
- a CDS encoding sensor histidine kinase — translation MIYNRFEWALLVRIILLSASMLLCLYFIFYTNRIASGVIVSLLVTYQIYELYQYVLETNRKLTRFLEAVKYSDFTAGFNRDSKLGESFGDLNRMFNEVFDAFRKARAEKEENWQYLKTVVQHVNVGLLSYDETGKIELVNNTAKRFLKTNQLNKISDLAKVNYDLYNIINQLPPGSKTLYKPSPDLHLSINATELRLRGSAYKLVSIQNILSELQQQEIEAWQNLTKVLRHEIMNSITPIASLAGTAIDIIQEDVVCENGMVSFNEESYEDITMSLRTIENRTKGLVTFVEAYRNFTSIPQPDFERVQIDEIIREVVQLIKAGGVAKAHVQIDVKINPPHLIVRIDPKLIEMVLINILKNAAEALEETEEPAIIISVFTDHEQRVFIEIADNGPGIEPEALEKIFIPFYTTKNHGSGIGLSLSQRIMQMHHGNLTARSVVGQGTTFTLQI, via the coding sequence ATGATATATAATCGTTTTGAATGGGCGCTACTGGTCAGGATTATCCTCCTTTCAGCCAGTATGCTGCTTTGTTTATATTTTATTTTTTATACCAACCGCATTGCCAGTGGTGTTATAGTATCTCTTCTGGTTACATATCAGATTTACGAGCTTTACCAGTATGTGCTGGAAACCAACAGGAAACTGACCCGCTTTCTTGAAGCCGTCAAGTATTCAGATTTTACCGCTGGCTTCAACCGGGACAGCAAGTTAGGGGAAAGTTTTGGAGACCTTAATCGTATGTTCAATGAGGTATTTGATGCTTTCAGGAAAGCAAGAGCTGAAAAAGAAGAGAATTGGCAATACCTTAAAACTGTAGTTCAGCACGTAAATGTGGGACTGTTGTCCTATGATGAAACCGGTAAAATTGAGCTGGTCAACAACACTGCCAAACGATTCCTTAAAACCAACCAACTCAACAAAATCAGCGATCTGGCTAAGGTGAATTATGATCTTTACAATATCATCAATCAGTTGCCACCTGGTTCTAAGACACTTTATAAACCAAGTCCTGACTTACATTTATCCATCAATGCAACTGAACTCAGGCTTAGGGGCAGTGCATATAAACTGGTTTCTATCCAAAACATTTTGTCGGAACTTCAGCAGCAGGAAATTGAGGCATGGCAAAATCTTACCAAAGTACTGCGCCATGAAATCATGAACTCTATCACCCCGATTGCCTCCCTGGCCGGAACTGCAATTGATATAATTCAGGAAGATGTGGTTTGTGAAAACGGCATGGTTTCTTTTAATGAAGAGTCATATGAGGACATCACCATGAGTCTGAGAACGATTGAGAACCGGACAAAAGGGCTGGTAACTTTTGTTGAAGCTTACCGTAATTTTACCAGCATTCCTCAACCCGACTTTGAAAGAGTACAAATTGATGAAATCATAAGAGAGGTAGTTCAGCTGATTAAGGCAGGTGGTGTAGCTAAAGCTCATGTTCAAATTGATGTAAAAATCAATCCTCCTCATCTGATTGTAAGGATAGATCCTAAGCTGATAGAAATGGTGCTGATCAATATTTTGAAAAACGCGGCTGAAGCCCTGGAGGAAACGGAGGAACCTGCTATTATTATTTCTGTCTTCACTGATCATGAACAGCGGGTTTTTATTGAAATAGCGGACAATGGACCAGGCATTGAACCTGAGGCGCTTGAAAAAATCTTCATCCCATTTTATACTACTAAAAATCATGGTTCAGGCATCGGACTCAGCCTTTCTCAGCGTATCATGCAGATGCACCACGGTAATTTAACTGCCAGATCTGTAGTAGGGCAAGGGACTACTTTTACCCTACAGATATAA
- a CDS encoding sigma-54-dependent transcriptional regulator — MSRKINKTGKILIIDDNEDVLQAAKIFLKRHFLQVDTDKNPGAIPALISNEQYDVILLDMNFTKDVSSGKEGFFWLDQILERDPSAVVIMITAYGDVDMAVRAIKEGATDFVLKPWNNEKLLATVLAAMRLRESRHEAHQLRSQQEIMNEDINSKFKDIIGSSPSMMKVFETIEQVASTDANVLILGENGTGKEVIARAIHRRSKRADKVFINVDLGAVTETLFESELFGHTKGAFTDAKQDRVGRFEAASEGTLFLDEIGNLSLPLQAKMLTALQSKKITPVGTNKMIDVDVRLIFATNMPLYDMVKKNEFRQDLLYRINTIEIHLPTLRERLDDLEPLAMHFLSLYSKKYNKSIHSISPSAIKRMQKYHWPGNIRELQHSVERAVILSSKPTLQAEDFFFNAENNKQADGQEELHIEKYDLEEVEKLLIRKVLKKHNGNISKAAGDLGLTRASLYRRLEKYDI; from the coding sequence ATGAGCAGAAAAATTAATAAAACCGGTAAAATTCTCATCATCGATGATAATGAGGATGTGCTCCAAGCCGCCAAAATATTTCTCAAAAGACATTTCCTGCAGGTAGATACTGACAAAAACCCTGGTGCTATTCCTGCCCTGATCAGTAACGAGCAATATGATGTCATTCTGCTGGACATGAATTTTACGAAAGATGTCAGCAGTGGTAAGGAAGGCTTCTTCTGGCTGGACCAAATCTTAGAACGAGATCCTTCAGCAGTAGTCATTATGATCACTGCTTATGGCGATGTAGACATGGCGGTAAGAGCCATTAAAGAAGGTGCCACTGACTTTGTACTCAAGCCCTGGAATAACGAAAAGCTACTCGCAACAGTATTAGCAGCGATGCGCCTCCGTGAATCTCGTCATGAAGCCCATCAGTTGAGATCTCAGCAGGAAATCATGAATGAGGATATCAATTCAAAGTTCAAAGACATCATAGGTAGTAGTCCTTCCATGATGAAAGTTTTTGAAACGATTGAGCAGGTAGCCAGCACCGATGCCAATGTGCTCATACTTGGCGAGAACGGTACTGGTAAAGAAGTAATTGCCCGAGCGATTCACCGTCGTTCCAAAAGAGCTGATAAGGTATTCATCAATGTTGACTTGGGGGCGGTGACAGAAACCTTATTTGAAAGTGAGCTCTTTGGTCATACCAAAGGAGCCTTTACAGATGCAAAACAGGATCGGGTAGGTCGTTTTGAAGCAGCATCAGAAGGAACCCTCTTTCTAGATGAAATTGGTAACCTTTCACTGCCCTTACAGGCCAAGATGTTGACGGCTTTACAAAGCAAAAAAATCACACCTGTAGGCACGAATAAAATGATTGATGTAGATGTCCGCTTAATTTTCGCGACCAATATGCCACTTTATGATATGGTCAAGAAGAATGAATTTCGTCAGGATTTACTGTATCGTATCAATACCATTGAGATCCATTTGCCTACCTTACGGGAGCGTTTGGATGATCTTGAACCCTTGGCTATGCATTTTCTGAGTTTGTATTCTAAGAAATACAACAAATCCATTCATTCAATCAGCCCCAGTGCCATCAAGAGGATGCAAAAATACCACTGGCCCGGCAATATTCGTGAACTCCAACATTCAGTAGAAAGAGCCGTCATATTGAGCAGCAAACCTACCTTACAGGCAGAGGACTTTTTCTTCAATGCGGAAAACAACAAACAGGCCGACGGGCAGGAAGAACTTCATATAGAAAAATATGATTTGGAAGAGGTGGAAAAGCTGTTGATAAGAAAAGTATTGAAAAAGCATAATGGAAATATTTCCAAAGCTGCAGGAGACCTTGGACTGACCAGGGCCTCATTGTACCGTAGGCTTGAAAAGTATGATATATAA
- a CDS encoding ABC transporter ATP-binding protein codes for MLKLIDIDKYVQSRFKKTFILKGIELEVREGEFLTIMGPSGAGKSTLLNIIGLLDPPSAGEYFLLDQPVHKLKERHRSELQKHTIGYVFQAYHLIDELTVFENIETPLLYQNMKGKERKARVAELLDRFQMVAKKDLFPEQLSGGQQQLVGVARAIAGKPKLLLADEPTGNLHSEQGKEVMELFKQLNKEGMTIIQVTHSEDNAQYSDRIIQIVDGALESDEKVTREQEA; via the coding sequence ATGTTAAAGCTCATTGATATTGACAAATATGTACAATCTCGTTTTAAGAAAACCTTTATTCTCAAAGGGATAGAATTAGAAGTAAGAGAAGGTGAATTCTTAACGATTATGGGGCCTAGTGGTGCGGGTAAATCTACGCTGCTAAACATTATAGGACTGCTAGACCCACCTTCTGCTGGAGAATATTTTTTATTGGACCAGCCGGTACATAAGCTTAAGGAAAGACACAGAAGTGAATTACAAAAACATACCATTGGATATGTCTTTCAGGCATATCACCTCATTGATGAGTTAACTGTTTTTGAAAACATTGAAACCCCACTGCTTTACCAAAATATGAAGGGAAAAGAACGAAAGGCAAGGGTAGCTGAACTACTTGACCGTTTTCAGATGGTGGCAAAAAAAGACCTGTTTCCTGAGCAGCTTTCCGGAGGACAGCAGCAACTGGTAGGTGTGGCCCGGGCGATCGCTGGAAAACCTAAACTTCTGCTGGCCGATGAACCTACCGGAAACCTTCATTCTGAGCAGGGCAAAGAAGTAATGGAGCTTTTTAAACAGCTTAATAAAGAGGGAATGACCATTATTCAGGTAACACATTCTGAAGATAATGCCCAATATAGCGACCGTATCATTCAGATTGTAGACGGTGCACTTGAAAGCGATGAAAAAGTAACAAGAGAACAAGAAGCATAA
- a CDS encoding TolC family protein, translated as MSIRISALALIFTFFFSLIAKAQEENLVLTYEEAVNIALRENIQIKQQENILETSRAERSEAFANLAPNVSFNATGQRIYGRQFDQTSGDFTDEQVNRLNGGLSANITLFNGFRIINTIKQRQHAAESQLYQINQTKQDVVFNVSQQYLQVLLNQELLRIAKANLEQQNELAESIRIFVEAGTRNIADQYNQEAEAKRAALTVVESDNQLKISRVQLIRLLQIDPFKDWIFSEPALSQAELLQENISLEQTYNTAIANRPDIRQQETSIEANKYGLKAMRGLYYPRLILGYELYSQYSDLEVRYGFSEQLFDINQSQVLYLNLSIPIFNNLSTKTQVQRSKQLLNNSMLDMEDLERNIFEQVQTAIADYETAQERIVAAEAQVRAAEKALEAEKERFRLGVGNILDLTRVNAAYVEALSTKAQADYQIIFQKAALEYYKGKLQ; from the coding sequence ATGTCAATTCGTATATCAGCATTAGCCTTAATATTCACTTTTTTCTTCTCCTTAATAGCAAAAGCTCAGGAGGAAAACCTAGTACTCACCTATGAGGAGGCAGTAAACATTGCCTTACGAGAAAATATTCAGATCAAACAGCAGGAGAATATTCTGGAAACCAGCAGAGCAGAGCGCTCAGAGGCTTTTGCCAACCTTGCTCCCAATGTAAGCTTTAATGCTACGGGTCAGCGTATTTATGGAAGGCAGTTTGACCAAACTTCAGGTGATTTTACCGATGAACAGGTTAACCGACTAAATGGTGGATTAAGCGCCAATATTACCCTTTTTAATGGATTCAGAATTATCAATACCATCAAGCAAAGACAACATGCTGCTGAATCTCAGCTTTATCAGATTAATCAAACAAAGCAGGATGTAGTCTTTAATGTGTCACAGCAATACTTACAGGTATTACTGAACCAGGAATTACTTAGAATAGCAAAAGCGAACCTTGAACAACAAAATGAATTGGCGGAAAGCATCAGGATATTTGTAGAAGCGGGAACCAGAAATATCGCGGATCAGTACAATCAGGAAGCTGAGGCCAAACGCGCAGCGCTAACTGTTGTAGAGAGTGATAACCAGCTTAAAATTAGTCGGGTTCAGTTAATTAGGCTATTACAAATTGACCCTTTTAAAGACTGGATATTTAGCGAACCGGCACTTTCACAAGCAGAACTTTTACAGGAGAACATCTCTCTGGAACAAACTTATAATACTGCCATTGCTAACCGTCCTGATATCAGACAACAGGAAACCAGTATTGAAGCCAATAAATACGGCCTTAAAGCTATGCGAGGCTTGTACTATCCACGACTTATATTGGGCTATGAGCTTTATTCTCAATATTCAGACCTAGAAGTCAGGTATGGTTTCAGTGAGCAATTATTTGATATTAATCAATCTCAGGTTTTATATCTTAATTTGAGTATTCCAATATTCAATAATCTAAGTACAAAAACACAGGTACAGAGAAGTAAGCAGTTACTAAATAATTCCATGCTGGATATGGAAGATTTAGAAAGAAACATTTTTGAGCAGGTACAGACCGCAATTGCTGATTATGAAACTGCGCAGGAAAGAATTGTTGCCGCGGAAGCACAAGTTAGGGCCGCGGAGAAAGCTTTAGAAGCTGAAAAGGAAAGATTTAGACTGGGTGTTGGAAATATACTTGACCTTACTCGTGTCAATGCAGCATATGTAGAAGCGCTTTCTACCAAAGCACAGGCCGATTACCAGATTATCTTCCAAAAGGCTGCGCTTGAATATTACAAAGGCAAACTTCAGTGA
- a CDS encoding ABC transporter ATP-binding protein, whose product MIRTRNLKKVFTSDEVETTALNDINIEIKTGEFVAIMGPSGCGKSTLLNIMGLLDNPSSGEYHFMDHEVSRYSERQRAQLRKGNIGFVFQSFNLIDELTVHENVELPLLYLKVPSSEREKKVKDALEHMNIMHRRNHFPQQLSGGQQQRVAIARAVVANPKFILADEPTGNLDSTNGEEVMSLLSELNKAGTTIAMVTHSPHDATYANRVINLFDGMVVTENIKEKFHV is encoded by the coding sequence ATGATTCGTACGCGTAACCTCAAGAAAGTTTTTACCTCAGATGAAGTAGAAACTACAGCACTTAACGATATCAATATTGAAATTAAAACCGGAGAGTTTGTAGCCATTATGGGGCCTTCAGGCTGTGGTAAATCTACATTACTTAATATTATGGGCCTGCTTGACAATCCAAGTAGCGGTGAATACCATTTTATGGATCATGAAGTATCCAGGTATTCTGAAAGGCAAAGAGCTCAGCTTCGCAAAGGTAATATAGGCTTCGTGTTCCAGAGCTTTAACTTAATTGATGAGCTTACTGTACATGAGAACGTGGAGTTGCCATTATTGTACCTGAAAGTACCCTCATCTGAGCGTGAGAAAAAAGTGAAAGACGCGTTGGAGCATATGAATATCATGCACCGCAGAAACCACTTCCCTCAGCAGTTGTCCGGTGGTCAGCAGCAGCGTGTAGCCATCGCCAGAGCCGTAGTCGCCAATCCTAAGTTCATACTCGCGGATGAGCCGACTGGTAATCTTGATTCCACCAATGGTGAAGAAGTGATGAGCCTGTTATCTGAACTGAATAAGGCAGGAACTACGATAGCGATGGTAACACACTCTCCACATGATGCAACTTATGCCAACCGGGTGATCAACTTATTTGATGGTATGGTGGTGACTGAAAACATCAAAGAGAAATTCCATGTGTAA